From the Leptotrichia sp. oral taxon 221 genome, one window contains:
- a CDS encoding gamma-glutamyl-gamma-aminobutyrate hydrolase family protein, with protein MSKKPIIGISGSVQISEKGLFAGHRRACVGNNYVEAVIAAGGIPFIIPINADEDVIRGAVDAIDALIMSGGHDVSPICYNEEPMQKLEATFLERDKFDSLLIGEAQKKGKPILGICRGVQILNVVNGGTLYQDVSYAKDVFIQHFQKTKSDDLSHSVKIDKNSFLGDIFDGEETGLINSFHHQILKDVAPGFRVIAQSPDGAIEGIQKDCDDNLIVGLQWHPELLAANNIPAQKIFKKFIKYVTEK; from the coding sequence ATGAGTAAAAAACCTATAATTGGAATTTCAGGAAGTGTACAAATTTCAGAAAAAGGATTATTTGCAGGACATAGAAGAGCTTGCGTCGGAAATAATTATGTGGAAGCAGTGATTGCTGCTGGAGGAATTCCTTTTATCATCCCAATTAATGCAGATGAGGATGTTATTAGAGGAGCTGTTGATGCAATTGATGCTTTAATTATGTCAGGAGGTCACGATGTATCTCCAATTTGCTATAACGAAGAACCTATGCAAAAATTAGAAGCTACATTTCTTGAAAGAGATAAATTTGATTCATTATTGATAGGTGAAGCTCAAAAGAAAGGGAAACCTATTTTAGGAATCTGTCGTGGAGTTCAAATTTTGAATGTTGTAAATGGTGGGACATTGTACCAAGACGTTTCTTATGCAAAAGATGTCTTCATTCAACATTTTCAAAAAACTAAATCAGATGATTTATCTCATTCTGTAAAAATTGATAAAAACAGTTTTTTAGGAGATATTTTTGATGGAGAAGAAACAGGATTAATTAACAGTTTCCATCATCAAATTTTGAAGGATGTGGCACCTGGATTTAGAGTGATTGCACAAAGTCCAGATGGAGCTATTGAAGGTATTCAAAAAGATTGTGACGATAATTTGATTGTTGGATTACAGTGGCATCCAGAATTATTAGCTGCGAACAATATTCCAGCACAAAAAATATTCAAAAAATTTATAAAATATGTTACAGAAAAATAA
- a CDS encoding ABC transporter permease produces MKKLNEKAEMKKHEKPSGFNVIVREIKKDKLALISVYVLAILFLVIFIGAALTNQEEVMKISLLDKYSKPMEGFWLGSDSGGRDILGQLVIGARNSIIIGFTITLITSGIGIVIGLVSGYYGGQVDNVIMRIIDFITILPTLMLIIVFITIVPKYSIFSFIIIMSCFYWTGIARLIRSKALTESRKNYVNASKTMGTSDFKIIFREILPNLSSLIIVNLTLEFAGNIGIETGLSFLGFGLPPTTPSLGTLVGYATDPEVLSTKLWIWLPASILILIMMLCINYIGQALKRAADARQRLG; encoded by the coding sequence ATGAAAAAATTAAATGAAAAAGCAGAGATGAAAAAGCATGAAAAGCCATCAGGATTTAATGTAATTGTAAGAGAAATAAAAAAAGATAAGTTGGCTTTAATTTCAGTATATGTGTTGGCGATATTATTTTTAGTAATTTTTATTGGAGCAGCACTTACTAATCAAGAAGAAGTTATGAAAATAAGTTTATTGGATAAATATTCAAAACCAATGGAAGGATTTTGGCTAGGATCAGATTCAGGTGGAAGAGATATTTTAGGGCAATTAGTGATTGGAGCAAGAAATTCGATAATCATTGGGTTTACGATTACTTTGATAACTTCTGGAATTGGGATTGTGATAGGATTAGTTTCAGGATATTACGGTGGTCAAGTTGACAATGTAATAATGAGAATAATTGATTTTATAACTATTTTACCTACTTTGATGCTAATAATTGTATTTATAACAATTGTTCCAAAATACAGTATTTTCTCATTTATTATAATAATGAGCTGTTTCTATTGGACAGGAATTGCAAGACTTATCAGAAGTAAAGCGTTAACTGAAAGTAGAAAAAATTATGTAAATGCTTCAAAGACAATGGGTACAAGTGATTTCAAAATAATTTTTAGAGAAATTTTGCCAAATTTGAGTTCATTAATAATCGTAAATTTAACGTTAGAATTTGCGGGAAATATTGGGATTGAAACAGGATTGAGCTTTTTGGGATTTGGGTTACCACCAACTACACCGAGTTTGGGGACATTAGTTGGTTATGCGACAGATCCAGAAGTTTTATCAACTAAGCTATGGATATGGCTTCCAGCTTCAATTTTAATATTAATAATGATGTTGTGTATAAACTATATCGGACAAGCTTTGAAGAGAGCAGCAGATGCACGACAAAGATTAGGATAG
- a CDS encoding exonuclease SbcCD subunit D, with the protein MKIIHLADLHIGKRVNEFSMIDDQKHILNQILEIIDKEKPDAVIIAGDVYDKQVPSIEAVELLDSFIAGISKRKTTTFIISGNHDSAERLAFGSSLMAMGKIYISPVYNGKISKYTLKNDFGSANFYLLPFVKPSHVKRFFPDEKIESYTDAIKVVIDNLKLDTSEINILIAHQFVTGASRTESEEISVGGLDNVDASVFEDFDYVALGHIHRPQKIGTERIRYCGTPLKYSFSEVNDTKSVSIIEINSKEDFNLRMIPLIPKRDMRKIRGTYEELTTKTSYENTNTDDYIHVTLTDEFNVADAIQKLRVIYKNIMKLEYDNIRTRESRKINLDDMVIENKNPLEIFSEFYKLQNNKEMNDEQKEIIKKIMEEVWEENK; encoded by the coding sequence GTGAAAATAATTCATTTAGCTGATTTACATATTGGAAAAAGAGTCAATGAATTTTCAATGATTGACGACCAAAAACATATTTTAAATCAAATTTTAGAAATTATTGATAAGGAGAAGCCTGATGCGGTAATAATTGCAGGGGATGTTTATGATAAGCAAGTTCCATCTATTGAAGCAGTGGAATTGCTAGATAGCTTTATAGCGGGTATTTCTAAGCGAAAGACGACTACTTTTATAATTAGTGGAAATCATGATTCTGCTGAAAGATTAGCTTTTGGTTCAAGTCTTATGGCGATGGGGAAAATTTATATTTCACCAGTTTATAATGGAAAAATTTCAAAATACACTCTAAAGAACGATTTTGGAAGTGCTAATTTTTATCTTTTGCCATTTGTGAAACCTAGTCATGTTAAACGATTTTTCCCAGATGAAAAAATTGAATCTTATACTGATGCAATAAAGGTTGTTATCGATAATTTAAAACTTGACACTTCTGAAATAAATATTTTGATTGCACATCAGTTTGTGACTGGAGCGAGTCGAACTGAATCTGAAGAAATTAGTGTTGGAGGGCTTGATAATGTTGATGCTTCTGTTTTTGAGGATTTTGATTATGTTGCACTTGGACATATTCATAGACCGCAAAAAATTGGTACAGAGAGAATTCGTTATTGTGGAACACCTTTAAAATACTCATTTTCTGAAGTTAATGATACAAAATCTGTTTCAATAATAGAAATTAACTCAAAAGAGGATTTTAATTTACGTATGATTCCTCTTATTCCTAAAAGGGATATGCGTAAAATAAGGGGGACTTACGAAGAATTAACTACAAAAACTAGCTATGAAAATACTAATACTGACGATTACATTCATGTTACTTTGACTGATGAATTTAATGTGGCTGATGCGATACAAAAATTGCGAGTTATTTACAAAAATATTATGAAATTAGAATACGATAACATACGAACTCGTGAATCTAGAAAAATAAATCTAGATGACATGGTTATCGAAAATAAAAATCCATTAGAAATTTTTTCAGAATTCTATAAATTGCAAAATAATAAAGAAATGAACGATGAGCAAAAGGAAATTATAAAAAAAATAATGGAAGAAGTTTGGGAGGAAAATAAATGA
- a CDS encoding AAA family ATPase, translating to MRPLKLTVSGFGPYAKEQVFDLEKLGNYGIYLITGDTGAGKTTIFDAINFALFGEASGKDRDGKMLRSKYADLSTETFVELEFLYRDEKYVIRRNPEYERLAKRGKNPTTKQAANATLILPDGKIIDKSEKNVNKKVEEILGITQKQFKQICMIAQGDFMKILLADTKERSQTFRKIFNTEKYESFEKKLDELNDKYKNQYNSLTDKLSNSKENISFDENEEFLEKFPDYENRIKTNFQEFLEEVIDFQKKKNDIYSRENDEIQAKKEKNLLALNEAQEVENKKLQLEQKNSEFEIVNKDVKIYKDLILLHPELQKSIKNNTDKISSIEKDLEIYEKISNLKKKISEENDSLEIKISEKLDLETQKNEQSLLLDKNKNDKEKLKNSNIKLQEFIYEKNNLELKFKELATFKNYIFDYNSKNSELEKINETIITFDFDINSLRNEIASLEKNIENQNNQLLTFNDIQKNENKIEIEKINYNSRIQDINSYKNLYSEIKNLNVELENEQKKYTEISEKYAQKDSLAKKMRKNYNDNQAGILAQQLVEGEKCPVCGSTSHPHPAKILSEEDILNLDKDEIEKFENEALSLSNEVKSQSEICSGIKGKLEDRKKSFEKVLNNEKIEFENAENWIEEQSLFLENKLIEIGNLIDKENNRKIEKETIEKEIQSLNKELKIKNEKFNSLDSDKKTLENQKIKLEENIKIISKSISENSNLVSDSQMKNEELNSTNNLKNWIDSIEKLVTTKEQNLSEQLDLVDRNIESEETNVNLFKKLEEEFPKIEEKLNEISSFIKENESEQVAIKTRLNLLNKDLAEMNDSLSLEFKDETVSLTKINELKNNILKTENKINSEKEILNNLQIKLASLEGEISNLKLDIQNRSFKDKNELLEQQKEIDLELKEHKEKFDKNKFNLIANEKLLNEIGKQSKKLFEIRKKYDSIQALSATTKGTISGKDKITFETYIQMKYFERVIARANLRFMIMSNAQYELKREEEAKDAKSKSGLELEIIDHYNNTTRNVRTLSGGESFMASLSLALGFSDEIQSMSGGIQLDTMFIDEGFGTLDEDTLKTAIDALIKLSDENKLIGIISHVEELKNRIDKQIVVTKSTDGTSTANIIS from the coding sequence ATGAGACCTTTAAAATTAACTGTTTCTGGCTTTGGACCTTACGCTAAAGAGCAAGTATTTGATTTAGAAAAATTGGGGAATTATGGTATTTATTTAATTACAGGAGATACTGGTGCTGGAAAAACTACTATTTTTGATGCGATAAACTTTGCACTTTTTGGAGAGGCTAGTGGTAAAGATCGTGATGGAAAAATGCTACGTTCAAAATATGCTGATTTGTCTACTGAAACTTTTGTTGAATTGGAATTTCTTTACAGAGATGAAAAATATGTAATTAGAAGAAATCCTGAATACGAAAGACTTGCGAAAAGAGGAAAAAATCCAACTACAAAACAAGCTGCAAACGCCACTTTAATCCTACCAGATGGAAAAATAATAGACAAGAGTGAAAAAAATGTTAATAAAAAAGTTGAAGAAATTTTAGGAATTACTCAAAAACAATTTAAGCAAATTTGTATGATTGCTCAAGGTGATTTTATGAAAATTTTACTTGCAGACACAAAAGAGCGAAGCCAAACCTTTAGAAAAATTTTTAATACTGAAAAATATGAATCTTTTGAAAAAAAACTTGATGAATTGAATGATAAATATAAAAATCAATATAACTCTCTAACAGATAAATTGAGTAATTCTAAAGAAAATATCTCATTTGATGAAAACGAAGAGTTTTTAGAAAAATTTCCAGACTATGAAAATAGGATTAAGACTAATTTTCAAGAGTTCTTAGAAGAAGTTATTGACTTTCAAAAAAAGAAAAATGATATTTATTCTCGTGAAAATGATGAAATTCAAGCAAAAAAAGAGAAAAATTTATTGGCTTTGAATGAAGCACAAGAAGTTGAAAATAAAAAATTACAGTTAGAGCAAAAAAATAGCGAATTTGAAATTGTAAATAAAGATGTTAAAATCTATAAAGATTTGATTTTACTTCATCCAGAATTACAAAAATCAATTAAGAATAATACTGATAAAATTAGCTCTATTGAAAAAGATTTAGAGATTTATGAAAAAATTTCTAATCTAAAAAAGAAAATTTCTGAAGAAAATGATTCGCTTGAAATAAAAATTTCTGAAAAGTTGGATTTAGAAACTCAAAAAAATGAACAATCTTTATTATTAGACAAAAATAAAAACGATAAAGAAAAATTGAAAAATTCTAATATAAAATTACAAGAATTTATTTATGAGAAAAATAATTTAGAATTAAAATTTAAAGAATTAGCAACTTTTAAAAATTATATTTTTGATTATAATTCTAAAAACAGTGAGTTGGAAAAAATTAATGAAACAATTATAACATTTGATTTTGACATTAATTCTTTAAGAAATGAAATTGCTTCTTTGGAAAAGAATATTGAAAATCAAAATAATCAACTGTTAACTTTTAATGATATTCAAAAAAATGAGAACAAAATAGAAATTGAAAAAATTAATTACAATTCTAGAATTCAAGATATAAACTCTTATAAAAATTTATATTCTGAAATAAAGAATTTGAATGTAGAATTAGAAAATGAACAAAAAAAATATACTGAAATTTCTGAAAAATATGCTCAGAAAGATTCTCTTGCTAAAAAAATGAGAAAAAATTATAACGACAATCAAGCTGGTATTCTCGCTCAACAATTAGTTGAAGGGGAAAAATGTCCAGTTTGTGGTTCAACATCGCATCCACATCCAGCTAAAATACTTTCAGAAGAAGATATTTTGAATCTTGATAAAGATGAAATTGAAAAATTTGAAAATGAAGCTCTGTCTCTTTCTAATGAGGTAAAATCTCAAAGTGAAATTTGTTCTGGGATAAAAGGAAAACTTGAAGATAGAAAAAAATCTTTTGAAAAAGTGTTAAATAATGAAAAAATTGAATTTGAAAATGCAGAAAATTGGATTGAAGAACAAAGTTTATTTTTAGAAAATAAATTAATTGAAATTGGAAATTTGATAGATAAAGAAAATAATAGAAAAATTGAGAAGGAAACAATTGAGAAGGAAATTCAATCGTTGAATAAAGAATTAAAGATTAAAAACGAGAAGTTTAATTCACTTGATAGTGATAAAAAAACGCTCGAAAATCAGAAGATTAAGTTAGAGGAAAATATTAAAATTATTTCTAAATCGATTTCTGAAAATAGTAATTTGGTTTCTGATTCTCAAATGAAAAATGAGGAACTAAATTCTACTAATAATTTAAAAAATTGGATTGATTCTATTGAAAAATTGGTGACTACTAAGGAACAGAATTTGTCTGAACAATTAGATTTGGTTGATAGAAATATTGAATCTGAAGAAACAAATGTTAATCTATTTAAAAAATTGGAAGAAGAATTTCCAAAAATTGAAGAAAAACTTAATGAAATTTCGAGTTTTATTAAGGAAAATGAATCTGAGCAAGTTGCAATTAAAACACGATTGAATCTTCTAAATAAGGATTTAGCTGAAATGAATGATTCGTTATCATTAGAATTTAAAGATGAAACTGTTTCTTTGACAAAAATTAATGAGCTAAAAAATAATATTTTAAAAACTGAAAATAAAATCAATAGTGAAAAGGAAATTTTAAATAATTTGCAAATAAAATTAGCAAGTCTTGAAGGAGAAATCTCAAATTTAAAATTGGATATTCAAAATCGTTCTTTTAAAGATAAAAACGAACTTTTAGAGCAACAGAAAGAAATTGATTTGGAATTGAAAGAACATAAAGAAAAATTTGATAAGAATAAGTTTAATTTGATTGCTAATGAAAAATTATTAAATGAAATTGGAAAACAATCTAAAAAATTATTTGAAATAAGAAAAAAATATGACTCAATACAGGCTCTTTCAGCGACTACAAAAGGTACAATTAGCGGAAAAGATAAAATTACTTTTGAAACTTATATTCAAATGAAATATTTTGAAAGGGTTATCGCTAGAGCTAATTTGCGGTTTATGATTATGTCAAATGCTCAATATGAGTTAAAAAGAGAAGAAGAAGCTAAAGATGCAAAATCAAAAAGTGGCTTAGAACTAGAAATCATCGACCACTACAACAATACAACTCGGAATGTTAGAACGCTTTCTGGTGGTGAATCATTCATGGCTTCTCTGTCACTTGCTCTAGGGTTTTCTGATGAAATTCAATCAATGTCAGGAGGAATACAACTTGATACAATGTTTATTGACGAAGGATTCGGTACACTTGACGAAGATACCTTAAAAACAGCAATTGACGCACTTATAAAATTGTCTGATGAAAATAAACTTATTGGTATTATTTCTCACGTTGAAGAGTTAAAAAATCGGATTGATAAGCAAATTGTTGTAACAAAATCTACTGACGGGACTAGTACTGCGAATATTATTAGCTGA
- a CDS encoding oligopeptide ABC transporter substrate-binding protein, translated as MKNVKYLGLLMILLVILSACSPGKKRSERIGEKVEKVNFSLETKNNAPAVDGSPLRVAMVKDAPLVGIFEETLSTDGYDSEVNNTFMSNSIFDVDENFEVINTGLATMDVDANAKKVTIKIKDGVKWSDGQPLVAEDIIYPYEVVGSKDYTGVRYDTEAKKIVGIEDYHNGKAKTISGIKKINDKTVEISFTEMGFSVYTLGNGIIATALPKHYLKDVPIKDLVSSPKIRTNIVTLGPYVPTKMIQGESIQFKANPYYFKGKAKIEKVVLEVINQQSIIAALKTGRYDYVMFMPGDLYDSLKDLKNTEILGRQDLYYSYLGFKLGHFDKNKGINITDPKAKMGDKKLRQAMAYGLNIDQMVQTFYSGIRERATSMVPPVMTKYFPKGLKGYPYDPKKAKELLDEAGYKDINGDGYREDKNGKPFVIKMASMSGGDIAEPLAQFYIQNWKDIGLKVVLTTGRLIELNTFYDKLGADDKDIDVFFAAWGVGSSLIPSSTAGKDAQFNYSRYVTEENERLMDDVVSPKTLTNPNYKAEAYKRWQEYYIDQAVVVPLTYKYVIYPVNKRLKNVYIGYDSAKLGKDINKWELTAKKPIR; from the coding sequence ATGAAAAATGTAAAATATTTGGGATTGTTAATGATTTTGTTAGTGATTTTATCAGCTTGCAGTCCTGGAAAAAAGAGAAGTGAGCGTATTGGAGAAAAAGTCGAAAAAGTAAATTTTTCACTGGAAACAAAAAATAACGCTCCTGCAGTTGACGGATCCCCTTTAAGAGTCGCAATGGTAAAGGATGCTCCGTTAGTTGGAATTTTTGAAGAAACATTGTCAACAGATGGATATGATAGTGAAGTTAACAATACATTTATGAGTAATTCAATATTTGATGTAGATGAAAATTTCGAAGTAATTAATACAGGACTAGCAACAATGGATGTAGACGCAAACGCCAAAAAAGTAACAATTAAAATAAAAGATGGTGTAAAATGGAGTGACGGGCAACCGTTAGTGGCTGAAGATATCATTTATCCTTATGAAGTGGTAGGAAGTAAAGACTACACAGGTGTGCGATACGATACCGAAGCTAAAAAAATCGTTGGGATAGAAGATTACCATAACGGAAAAGCAAAAACAATTTCTGGAATTAAAAAAATTAATGATAAAACAGTAGAAATCTCGTTCACAGAAATGGGATTCAGCGTTTATACTTTAGGAAATGGAATAATAGCAACTGCCTTGCCAAAACATTATCTAAAAGATGTTCCAATAAAAGATTTAGTTTCTTCACCAAAGATAAGAACGAATATCGTAACATTAGGGCCTTATGTTCCTACAAAAATGATTCAAGGAGAAAGTATTCAATTTAAAGCAAACCCTTATTATTTCAAAGGAAAAGCCAAAATTGAAAAAGTAGTATTGGAAGTAATAAATCAACAATCAATAATTGCAGCATTGAAAACAGGTAGATACGATTATGTAATGTTTATGCCTGGAGATTTGTATGATTCATTAAAAGACTTGAAAAATACAGAAATTTTAGGAAGACAAGATTTATACTACTCTTATTTAGGATTTAAATTAGGACATTTTGATAAAAATAAAGGTATTAATATCACTGATCCAAAAGCAAAAATGGGAGACAAAAAATTACGTCAAGCAATGGCATACGGATTAAATATAGACCAAATGGTTCAAACATTCTATTCAGGAATAAGAGAACGTGCAACTTCAATGGTTCCGCCAGTAATGACTAAATATTTTCCAAAAGGCTTAAAAGGATATCCTTATGATCCAAAAAAAGCTAAAGAATTATTAGATGAAGCAGGTTACAAGGACATTAATGGAGATGGATACAGAGAAGATAAAAATGGTAAACCTTTTGTAATAAAAATGGCTTCAATGTCAGGTGGAGACATCGCCGAACCTCTAGCTCAATTTTATATCCAAAACTGGAAAGACATTGGATTAAAAGTAGTTTTAACAACTGGAAGATTAATAGAATTAAATACTTTTTATGATAAATTAGGAGCAGATGATAAGGATATCGACGTATTTTTTGCAGCATGGGGAGTTGGAAGTAGCTTAATTCCAAGTAGTACAGCTGGTAAAGACGCTCAATTTAATTATTCGAGATATGTTACTGAAGAAAATGAAAGATTAATGGACGATGTTGTAAGTCCAAAAACTTTAACAAATCCTAATTACAAAGCTGAAGCATACAAAAGATGGCAAGAATACTACATCGATCAAGCGGTTGTAGTACCATTAACTTACAAATATGTAATTTATCCAGTAAATAAAAGATTAAAAAATGTTTACATAGGATATGATTCAGCTAAATTAGGTAAAGATATAAATAAATGGGAATTAACAGCGAAAAAACCTATCAGATAA
- a CDS encoding Na/Pi cotransporter family protein, whose product MGAATSLNTLNWQQIIFSFLGGLGMFLFCIKYMGDGLQLAAGDRLKYILDKYTTSPFLGVLVGIFVTVLIQSSSGTTVITIGLVSAGLLTLRQAIGIIMGANIGTTITSFIIGFNISHFSLPIIFLGAALLFFTKVKTLNNAGRILFGFGGIFYALTLMSGAMEPLKYLPDFRVWTVNLSKNPVLGVFVGTLITMLVQASSATISILQNLYQEGLIDLKGALPVLFGDNIGTTITAIIAVIGSNTSAKRLAASHVMFNVIGTLIFLILLSPFSSFIGFMQKFLHLNPKMTIAFSHGTFNAVTTVLLFPFIGALEYIVVKLIKEKKEVEKDVYTVKYLDPMLMGTPSIALGQVKLELIEMTNFSLENIKESVEFFNTREEKYAKEVEEKEEVINYIDQEITKYLTGILRENLNDKDGEDVTAYLDMCRDIERIGDHAAGIIREVNLGMKKSLKFSNLVYEEVDTLTKIIVKMIELSIEAVKDSNKEKAIEVLDLHNKLYTKDKEIRKKHQKRLSAQECEIKSGLLYTDLLLHFTRVGDHARNLAEKVINGMV is encoded by the coding sequence ATGGGTGCAGCGACATCATTGAACACGCTTAACTGGCAACAAATTATTTTTAGTTTCTTAGGTGGACTAGGAATGTTTTTATTCTGTATAAAGTATATGGGAGATGGATTGCAATTAGCAGCAGGAGATAGATTGAAATATATCTTAGACAAATATACAACTTCTCCATTTTTGGGAGTTTTAGTTGGAATATTTGTAACAGTGCTAATACAATCAAGTTCAGGAACAACAGTTATTACAATTGGATTAGTAAGTGCAGGATTATTAACTTTAAGACAAGCTATTGGAATAATAATGGGAGCGAATATAGGAACAACGATAACATCGTTCATAATTGGATTTAACATTTCGCATTTTTCATTACCGATAATATTTTTAGGAGCAGCGTTATTATTCTTCACAAAAGTAAAAACCCTTAACAATGCTGGTCGTATTTTATTCGGATTTGGAGGAATTTTCTATGCATTAACACTAATGTCTGGAGCAATGGAACCATTAAAATATTTACCAGATTTTAGAGTATGGACTGTTAATTTGAGTAAAAATCCAGTTTTAGGAGTATTCGTTGGAACATTAATTACAATGTTAGTTCAAGCATCAAGTGCAACAATAAGTATCTTACAAAATCTTTACCAAGAAGGATTGATTGATTTAAAAGGAGCATTACCAGTTTTATTTGGAGATAATATCGGTACAACAATTACAGCAATAATCGCAGTAATTGGTTCAAATACATCAGCAAAAAGATTAGCAGCTTCACACGTAATGTTTAACGTAATTGGAACATTAATATTTTTAATTTTATTAAGTCCTTTTTCTTCGTTCATTGGATTCATGCAAAAATTCTTGCATCTAAATCCTAAAATGACAATAGCATTTTCTCATGGTACATTTAATGCAGTTACAACAGTTTTATTATTCCCATTCATTGGAGCTTTGGAATACATTGTTGTTAAGTTGATTAAAGAGAAAAAAGAAGTGGAAAAAGATGTCTACACAGTTAAATATTTAGACCCAATGTTGATGGGAACACCAAGTATTGCGTTGGGACAAGTAAAATTAGAATTGATTGAAATGACTAATTTCTCATTGGAAAATATAAAAGAATCGGTAGAATTTTTCAATACAAGAGAGGAAAAATACGCTAAAGAAGTAGAAGAAAAAGAAGAAGTTATAAACTACATTGATCAAGAAATTACAAAATACTTGACAGGAATATTGAGAGAAAATCTTAATGATAAAGACGGAGAAGATGTTACAGCTTATTTAGATATGTGTAGAGATATTGAAAGAATCGGAGATCACGCAGCTGGAATAATTCGAGAAGTTAATTTAGGAATGAAAAAAAGTTTAAAATTCTCTAACTTAGTATATGAAGAAGTGGATACATTAACTAAAATTATAGTTAAAATGATAGAACTTTCAATCGAAGCAGTAAAAGATTCTAACAAAGAAAAAGCAATTGAAGTGTTAGATTTACATAATAAATTATACACAAAAGATAAAGAAATAAGGAAAAAACACCAAAAAAGATTGAGTGCACAAGAATGTGAAATAAAATCAGGATTGTTGTACACAGATTTATTATTACATTTCACTAGAGTAGGAGATCATGCAAGAAATCTAGCAGAAAAAGTAATAAATGGAATGGTTTAA